A genomic segment from Oscillospiraceae bacterium encodes:
- a CDS encoding flavin reductase family protein, producing MSFKEITPAELEKNAFTLIGNDWLLITAAKGDKVNTMTASWGGLGFLWNKNVAYIFIRPQRYTKEFVDSSDTLSLCVLDGSRRDDLNYLGKVSGRDEDKIKKCALTPLFDNQTPYFEESKLVLICKKLFAQELKEDSFIQKDIIERYYPSKDYHTMYVVEIEKILTK from the coding sequence ATGTCATTTAAAGAAATTACTCCTGCAGAGCTTGAAAAAAACGCCTTTACTCTTATAGGTAACGATTGGCTCCTGATTACTGCCGCAAAGGGTGATAAAGTCAACACTATGACTGCTTCCTGGGGCGGTTTAGGTTTTTTATGGAATAAAAACGTAGCTTATATTTTTATTCGTCCACAGCGTTACACAAAGGAATTTGTTGACTCCTCTGATACTCTTTCTCTATGTGTACTTGATGGGAGCCGAAGAGACGACCTTAACTATTTAGGCAAAGTAAGCGGCAGAGATGAGGATAAAATCAAAAAGTGCGCTCTTACTCCCCTCTTTGACAATCAAACTCCGTATTTTGAAGAGTCAAAGCTTGTTTTAATCTGCAAAAAGCTGTTTGCGCAGGAATTAAAAGAGGATAGCTTTATCCAAAAGGATATAATTGAAAGATATTATCCTTCAAAGGATTATCATACTATGTATGTAGTTGAAATTGAGAAGATTTTAACGAAATAA
- the pflA gene encoding pyruvate formate lyase-activating protein — MRIFSLQSLGTVDGPGVRYVVFMQGCPLRCPYCHNPESWDADGGYETDLASLTDKILRCKEYIKNGGVTFSGGEPLLQAKELKKAIELLKKNNIHTAIDTSGCIISKDSFEALKACDLVLLDIKMPDDEMYRKYINIPLSVPLETLDYLEKINKPVWIRYVNVPSINDSEECINKLENLLKPYTCIEKLEILPFKKLCIEKYKKLNIPFPFENIEAL; from the coding sequence ATGCGTATTTTTTCGCTTCAAAGCTTAGGCACTGTAGACGGGCCCGGTGTCCGATATGTTGTTTTTATGCAGGGCTGTCCTTTAAGATGTCCCTACTGTCACAATCCTGAAAGCTGGGATGCAGACGGCGGATACGAAACAGACCTTGCTTCCCTTACAGATAAAATTTTACGCTGTAAGGAATATATAAAAAACGGCGGAGTAACCTTTTCGGGCGGAGAGCCTCTTCTGCAGGCAAAAGAATTAAAAAAAGCTATTGAGCTTCTCAAAAAAAATAATATTCATACGGCAATTGACACCTCGGGCTGTATTATAAGCAAAGACTCTTTTGAAGCTCTTAAGGCTTGTGATTTGGTTTTACTCGATATAAAAATGCCCGATGATGAGATGTACCGAAAATATATAAATATACCTCTTTCAGTACCTCTTGAAACTCTTGATTATCTTGAAAAAATAAATAAGCCTGTATGGATACGTTATGTTAATGTTCCGAGTATTAATGACTCTGAGGAATGTATTAACAAGCTTGAAAATCTATTAAAGCCTTACACCTGTATTGAAAAGCTTGAGATTTTACCCTTTAAAAAGCTTTGTATTGAAAAATACAAAAAGCTCAATATTCCCTTTCCCTTTGAAAATATTGAAGCTCTTTAA
- a CDS encoding M23 family metallopeptidase, protein MSFIYPLSNIFIREGIFLNGIRNINSVKNSFSSKEEVPELRTEEDFSQQNKDTPSQKQTKASNIFKHMQLQLSVCLVIFLSILLLKTINNNFYASVRAGTFEKSYRYTNLYDINTRLDALASQNKFLAFILGRSSESVPVFNQNEQVSFEEKTDIQEEEESSQITQTLVSPNSYSPFSEIAFIDEPGLLSSTEEDDTKAQVQSSQTTKKFPEYDTVVHDIPCTYYNPVKSYITSYFGIRKDPITKNPSFHTGVDIGIKTGTDIISPMDGTIEKTGYSSVWGNYILVNHQNGFETFYAHLSKIKVKKGQKVFAKTLLGLSGNTGRSTGPHLHFEVHYNGVYQDPLLYFDFK, encoded by the coding sequence ATGTCATTTATTTATCCCCTTTCGAATATATTTATTCGGGAGGGGATTTTTTTGAACGGAATAAGAAATATAAATTCAGTAAAAAACAGCTTTTCATCAAAGGAAGAAGTGCCTGAGCTACGAACAGAGGAAGATTTTTCACAACAAAATAAGGACACGCCTTCTCAAAAGCAAACAAAAGCAAGCAATATTTTTAAACATATGCAGCTTCAGCTTTCTGTTTGTTTAGTTATTTTTTTAAGCATACTTCTTTTAAAAACCATAAACAATAATTTTTATGCTTCTGTAAGGGCAGGTACTTTTGAAAAAAGCTACCGCTATACAAATTTATACGATATAAATACACGTCTTGATGCTTTGGCATCTCAAAATAAATTTTTAGCCTTTATTTTAGGAAGAAGCTCCGAGAGTGTTCCTGTTTTCAATCAAAATGAGCAAGTCTCATTTGAAGAAAAAACAGATATACAGGAAGAGGAAGAAAGCTCTCAGATAACTCAAACTCTTGTATCACCAAACAGCTATTCGCCTTTTTCGGAAATTGCTTTTATTGATGAACCCGGACTTTTATCCTCTACCGAAGAAGACGATACCAAGGCTCAGGTACAAAGCTCTCAGACTACCAAAAAATTTCCCGAATACGATACGGTTGTTCATGACATTCCTTGTACATACTACAACCCTGTAAAATCATATATAACCTCGTATTTCGGCATAAGAAAAGACCCTATAACCAAAAATCCCAGCTTTCACACGGGAGTAGATATAGGTATTAAAACGGGAACAGACATTATTTCTCCTATGGACGGGACAATAGAAAAAACAGGCTATTCATCGGTTTGGGGAAACTATATTCTTGTAAATCACCAAAACGGCTTTGAAACCTTTTATGCGCATCTTTCCAAAATAAAGGTTAAAAAGGGACAAAAAGTCTTTGCAAAAACTCTTTTGGGATTATCGGGAAACACAGGACGCTCTACGGGACCTCATCTTCATTTTGAAGTGCACTACAACGGAGTATATCAAGACCCGTTACTGTATTTTGATTTCAAATGA
- a CDS encoding glucose-6-phosphate isomerase: MAIKLCEKYLNGFVNSHEIEAISPAVSAAHKTLHEKSGLGSDFLGWTDLPFSYDKEEFSRIKAAAEKIKKSCDIFIVIGIGGSYLGARSAIEFLKSPFYNNMKKDTPDIYFAGNNISSTYLSELLSLCEGKDICLNVISKSGTTTEPAVAFRIFKDLIEKKYGKEEAKNRIFCTTDKARGTLKALADKEGYESFVIADDIGGRYSVLTAVGLLPIAVCGADIDAIMKGAQDACKAFENDDIENNDCYRYAALRNILYRKGKTTELLVNYEPSLVQFSEWFKQLYGESEGKDNKGIFPASVSFSTDLHSLGQYIQEGMRNLFETVIWVKKSRYEIDIIDDEANADGLNFLTGKKLSFVNQKAYQGTILAHNDGGVPNIVLELDAQDEYNYGYMVYFFEKACGISGYILGVNPFNQPGVEAYKKNMFALLGKPGYESEKEALEKRLD, encoded by the coding sequence ATGGCAATAAAACTTTGTGAAAAATATCTTAACGGATTTGTAAACTCCCACGAAATAGAGGCTATTTCTCCTGCAGTTTCTGCAGCTCATAAAACATTGCACGAAAAAAGCGGCTTAGGAAGCGATTTTTTAGGTTGGACAGACCTGCCTTTTTCTTATGACAAAGAAGAATTTTCAAGAATTAAGGCTGCTGCCGAAAAAATCAAAAAAAGCTGTGATATCTTTATAGTTATAGGTATAGGCGGCTCATATTTAGGTGCACGCAGTGCTATCGAGTTTTTAAAATCTCCTTTTTATAACAATATGAAAAAGGACACTCCCGATATTTATTTTGCCGGCAATAACATAAGCTCTACCTATCTTTCAGAGCTTCTTTCTCTTTGCGAAGGCAAGGATATTTGTCTTAATGTAATTTCAAAATCAGGAACTACAACAGAGCCTGCTGTTGCTTTCAGAATTTTCAAAGATCTTATTGAAAAGAAATACGGTAAAGAGGAAGCTAAAAACAGAATTTTCTGCACTACCGACAAAGCAAGAGGAACTCTTAAAGCTCTTGCCGACAAAGAGGGCTACGAAAGCTTTGTCATAGCTGACGATATAGGCGGCAGATATTCTGTTCTCACTGCAGTAGGCCTTCTTCCTATTGCCGTTTGCGGCGCTGATATAGACGCTATAATGAAGGGCGCGCAGGATGCTTGCAAGGCGTTTGAAAATGACGATATAGAAAACAATGATTGCTACCGTTATGCCGCGCTTAGAAACATTTTATACAGAAAAGGCAAAACAACAGAGCTTCTTGTAAACTACGAGCCTTCTCTCGTTCAGTTTTCCGAATGGTTTAAACAGCTTTACGGAGAAAGCGAAGGCAAGGATAACAAGGGTATTTTCCCCGCTTCCGTTTCTTTCTCTACTGACCTTCACTCTTTGGGACAGTATATTCAAGAAGGTATGAGAAATCTTTTTGAAACTGTTATATGGGTTAAAAAATCCCGCTATGAAATTGATATAATTGATGATGAGGCAAATGCAGACGGTCTTAATTTCTTAACAGGCAAAAAGCTTTCCTTTGTAAATCAAAAGGCATATCAAGGCACAATTTTAGCTCATAACGACGGCGGTGTGCCCAATATAGTTTTAGAGCTTGATGCTCAGGATGAATACAACTACGGCTATATGGTTTATTTCTTTGAAAAAGCTTGCGGTATTTCCGGATATATTTTAGGAGTAAATCCTTTCAATCAGCCCGGAGTTGAAGCATATAAGAAAAATATGTTTGCTCTTTTAGGCAAGCCCGGATATGAATCCGAAAAAGAAGCTCTCGAAAAACGTTTAGACTAA
- a CDS encoding MATE family efflux transporter — translation MSKAQNFTEGKIFSPLMRFSLPVLLALFLQAMYSGIDLLIVGQFGGDNADIFVSAVSTGSQIMMTVTFVVSSLAMGLTVYVAEKIGAGKREEAGQIIGSGISLFSIISIILTVVMVLASSALAQIMHAPKEAFDNTVFYIAICSAGMLFIVAYNLVGSIFRGIGDSKIPLLTVAIACVLNILGDLLLVAVFDLGAVGAALATIFAQAMSVVISLFIVRKRKMPFDFSRKYIRPNSIHIKAILRLGTPIALQDLLVSISFLVILAIVNELGLNESAGIGVAEKVCAFIMLIPSSFMQSMSAFVAQNIGALKYDRAKKALWYGIASSLAVGIVVGYFSFFHGDILARIFAKDAAIIVPAADYLKAYAIDCVLTSFLFCFMGYFNGCGNTTFVMIQGIIGGICVRLPVSWAMSKLMPVSLFRIGLATPISSAIQIILCVSFFIIMQRMQNKKVIQQTLQ, via the coding sequence ATGAGTAAAGCACAAAATTTTACAGAAGGAAAAATTTTTTCACCGCTTATGCGTTTTTCGTTGCCTGTTTTGCTAGCACTGTTTTTACAAGCGATGTATAGCGGGATTGACCTTTTAATCGTTGGACAGTTTGGTGGCGATAATGCAGATATATTTGTATCAGCAGTATCTACAGGCAGCCAGATTATGATGACAGTAACTTTTGTAGTATCCTCTCTTGCTATGGGACTTACCGTATATGTCGCCGAGAAAATCGGAGCCGGAAAACGAGAAGAAGCAGGTCAAATTATCGGTAGCGGCATAAGCCTTTTTAGTATTATTTCTATCATTTTAACAGTTGTTATGGTTCTTGCTTCTTCGGCTCTTGCACAGATTATGCACGCTCCTAAAGAGGCTTTTGATAATACGGTATTTTATATTGCCATTTGTTCAGCAGGAATGTTATTTATAGTGGCATACAACTTGGTAGGTAGTATTTTCAGAGGCATCGGCGATTCAAAAATACCACTCCTTACGGTAGCTATTGCTTGTGTATTAAATATTTTAGGCGATTTATTACTTGTGGCAGTTTTTGATTTGGGTGCTGTTGGGGCTGCACTTGCAACTATTTTTGCTCAAGCAATGAGTGTGGTTATTTCATTGTTTATTGTAAGAAAACGCAAAATGCCATTTGATTTTTCACGAAAATATATTCGTCCTAATTCTATACATATCAAAGCAATTCTACGCTTAGGAACACCTATAGCTCTGCAAGACCTGCTTGTCAGCATTTCTTTTCTTGTAATCCTTGCCATTGTTAACGAGTTAGGGCTTAATGAATCGGCAGGCATCGGTGTTGCGGAAAAGGTATGCGCATTCATTATGCTGATTCCGTCATCCTTTATGCAATCAATGTCTGCTTTTGTTGCTCAAAATATAGGCGCATTAAAATATGACCGTGCAAAAAAAGCCTTGTGGTACGGTATAGCTTCTTCTTTGGCAGTTGGTATTGTTGTTGGGTATTTCTCTTTCTTCCACGGCGATATCCTTGCAAGAATATTTGCAAAGGATGCCGCTATTATCGTGCCTGCGGCTGATTACTTAAAAGCATATGCCATCGACTGTGTTCTTACCTCATTTCTGTTTTGCTTTATGGGATACTTTAACGGTTGCGGTAATACAACCTTCGTTATGATTCAAGGTATTATCGGCGGTATATGTGTTCGACTTCCGGTGTCATGGGCAATGAGTAAGCTTATGCCTGTATCACTGTTCCGCATCGGTCTTGCAACTCCCATATCTTCGGCTATTCAAATAATTTTATGTGTTAGCTTTTTTATTATTATGCAACGGATGCAAAATAAAAAGGTTATTCAGCAAACTTTGCAGTAA
- the nusB gene encoding transcription antitermination factor NusB — translation MTRHEERESVFCLCFEYSLNITPTQELIELAQLCRELVVTEYVEKTFLGIIEHRKEIDEKINENIKGWKLERLSKVSLAVLRLAVYEILFAEGVPESVAINEAVELAKAYDTDEAPSFINGVLGSISRTK, via the coding sequence ATGACAAGACACGAAGAAAGAGAAAGCGTTTTTTGCCTGTGCTTTGAATATTCCCTCAACATCACTCCCACTCAGGAGCTTATTGAGCTTGCTCAGCTTTGCAGGGAGCTTGTTGTTACAGAATATGTCGAAAAAACCTTTTTGGGAATAATCGAGCACCGAAAAGAAATAGACGAAAAAATAAATGAAAATATTAAAGGCTGGAAGCTTGAACGTCTTTCAAAGGTTTCTTTGGCTGTTTTGCGACTTGCGGTTTATGAAATTCTTTTTGCTGAAGGTGTCCCCGAAAGCGTAGCAATAAACGAAGCTGTTGAGCTTGCAAAGGCTTATGATACCGACGAAGCTCCCTCTTTCATAAACGGAGTTTTAGGCTCAATTTCAAGAACAAAATGA
- a CDS encoding peptidase M22, whose amino-acid sequence MSNSYFLAIDTSNYTTSAALYCPESRQMLSETLLLPVKQGEKGLRQSDAVFLHTKQLSEILCPLIRGKKISAVGASIKPRNQEGSYMPCFLVGENTAKSIAAALDVPFYAFSHQEGHIAAALFGAGRLDLWDEKILAFHVSGGTTESVIKTEDGRIEILGGTADISAGQLIDRAGVMMGLDFPCGKQIEKLALNSTYTQKIKISNKNGFINLSGFENKAKELYFQSADKEKVASFVIECIVQGLEHLTLAAIQKHGQLPIIYSGGVMSCKHIQQYFKEKYGGIFSPPQYSCDNAAGIAVLTQNQFKRR is encoded by the coding sequence ATGAGTAACAGTTATTTTTTAGCAATAGATACAAGTAACTATACTACATCTGCCGCTCTTTACTGTCCCGAAAGCCGACAAATGCTTTCCGAAACTTTGCTTTTACCCGTAAAGCAAGGAGAAAAAGGGTTACGGCAGTCAGATGCGGTATTTTTGCATACAAAACAGCTTTCCGAAATTCTCTGTCCTCTTATAAGAGGTAAAAAAATATCAGCAGTTGGCGCTTCCATAAAGCCGAGAAATCAAGAGGGCTCATATATGCCCTGCTTTCTTGTGGGAGAAAACACTGCAAAATCCATAGCCGCTGCCTTAGATGTTCCCTTTTATGCCTTTTCTCATCAAGAGGGACATATAGCCGCTGCTCTTTTCGGAGCAGGAAGGCTTGATTTATGGGATGAAAAAATTCTTGCCTTTCACGTATCGGGAGGAACAACGGAATCTGTAATCAAAACAGAGGACGGAAGAATTGAAATTTTAGGCGGCACTGCCGACATCAGTGCAGGTCAGCTTATTGACCGTGCAGGTGTTATGATGGGGCTTGATTTTCCCTGCGGAAAGCAAATAGAAAAATTAGCTTTAAACAGCACCTACACTCAAAAAATTAAAATTTCAAATAAAAACGGATTTATCAATCTTTCCGGCTTTGAAAATAAAGCAAAGGAGCTTTATTTTCAAAGTGCAGATAAGGAAAAGGTTGCTTCTTTTGTAATAGAATGTATAGTTCAAGGCTTGGAGCATCTTACCTTGGCGGCAATTCAAAAGCACGGTCAGCTACCTATTATATACTCCGGCGGTGTTATGTCCTGTAAGCATATACAACAATATTTTAAAGAAAAATACGGCGGTATTTTTTCACCGCCTCAGTATTCCTGCGATAATGCTGCAGGTATAGCCGTACTTACTCAAAACCAATTTAAAAGGCGGTAA
- a CDS encoding exodeoxyribonuclease VII large subunit — MPEKKLVLSVKELNNYVKLLLEGDVNLSSCYVKGEISNFTNHYKSGHFYMSLKDEESAIRAVMFKGNTQKLKFMPKDGMKVIALGRVSVFARDGQYQFYIENMIPDGIGDLNLAYEQLKEKLASEGLFSLERKKKIPKIPSTVGVITAPTGAAIRDIINVLGRRFPMARVILYPVLVQGDGAPEQIATALKYFNQNPVDVIICGRGGGSLEDLWAFNDENVARTIASSNVPVISAVGHETDFTIADFVADLRAPTPSAAAELAVPDTAELITKFDNVSKRLELIVARDISNYREKLKRLSESQFLKNPQRYIDEKKLAADFIINKLENSSKLLFNKKSDSLGVLAAKLDALSPLSVLSRGFSFASKEGKVINSVKALKEGDSLNINLKDGNAQCIVERIECTNE, encoded by the coding sequence ATGCCCGAAAAAAAGCTTGTACTGTCGGTTAAAGAACTTAATAATTACGTAAAACTGCTTTTAGAAGGAGATGTAAATTTATCCTCCTGCTATGTCAAGGGCGAGATTTCCAATTTTACAAATCACTATAAAAGCGGTCACTTTTATATGAGCTTAAAGGACGAAGAGTCTGCCATTCGTGCTGTTATGTTCAAGGGTAATACCCAAAAGCTCAAATTTATGCCTAAGGACGGTATGAAGGTAATAGCTTTGGGACGTGTTTCTGTCTTTGCCCGTGACGGTCAGTATCAATTTTATATAGAAAATATGATACCCGATGGAATAGGCGACTTAAATTTAGCTTATGAACAGCTTAAAGAAAAGCTTGCTTCAGAAGGTCTTTTCAGCCTCGAAAGAAAGAAAAAAATCCCTAAAATTCCGTCAACTGTCGGAGTTATTACTGCTCCTACAGGTGCGGCTATAAGAGATATTATAAATGTTTTAGGACGCCGCTTCCCTATGGCAAGGGTTATTTTATACCCTGTGCTTGTTCAGGGTGACGGCGCTCCCGAGCAAATAGCTACAGCCTTAAAATATTTTAATCAAAATCCCGTAGATGTTATTATCTGCGGACGTGGCGGCGGCTCTCTTGAAGATTTATGGGCATTTAACGATGAAAACGTTGCAAGAACAATTGCTTCTTCAAATGTACCTGTAATTTCTGCAGTAGGACACGAAACCGATTTTACAATTGCCGATTTTGTCGCTGACCTCAGAGCGCCCACTCCCTCTGCCGCTGCTGAGCTTGCCGTTCCCGACACAGCAGAGCTTATAACTAAATTTGACAATGTTTCAAAAAGATTAGAGCTTATTGTAGCAAGAGATATAAGCAATTACAGAGAAAAGCTTAAGCGTCTTTCCGAAAGCCAATTTTTAAAAAATCCGCAACGGTATATAGACGAAAAAAAACTTGCGGCGGATTTTATTATAAACAAGCTTGAAAACAGCTCAAAGCTTTTATTTAACAAAAAAAGCGACTCTCTTGGAGTTCTTGCCGCAAAGCTTGACGCTTTAAGTCCCCTATCTGTTTTAAGCAGAGGCTTTTCCTTTGCCAGCAAGGAAGGAAAGGTCATAAACAGCGTTAAAGCTTTAAAAGAGGGCGACTCTCTTAATATTAATCTTAAAGACGGAAATGCTCAATGTATTGTTGAAAGGATTGAATGTACCAATGAATGA
- the xseB gene encoding exodeoxyribonuclease VII small subunit, producing the protein MNENNISFETALKRLEEIVKALESGNAPLDDAIKLFEEGVALTGHCNTLLKKAEQKVTMLVSDKETSQMTEQNFDTSNL; encoded by the coding sequence ATGAATGAAAATAATATAAGCTTTGAAACAGCCCTGAAACGCTTAGAAGAAATCGTAAAAGCTCTTGAAAGCGGTAATGCGCCCTTAGACGATGCTATAAAGCTTTTTGAAGAAGGCGTTGCTCTTACAGGGCATTGTAACACCCTTTTGAAAAAAGCAGAGCAAAAAGTGACAATGCTTGTTTCCGACAAGGAAACCTCTCAGATGACAGAACAAAATTTTGATACAAGTAATCTTTAG